Proteins found in one Tamandua tetradactyla isolate mTamTet1 chromosome 1, mTamTet1.pri, whole genome shotgun sequence genomic segment:
- the CST9L gene encoding cystatin-9-like, whose translation MPSTQRTRALARGVLPLLLGLQLLGTQAWLGDQNIVARYFPATVEYALHMFNVHSRDTYAYKLQRVLSKWREEANPELVFSMELELSRTRCEKFEEDIDNCAFQKPPGNHTIGCFFTIRTEPWKTVFTLLNSTCITGKA comes from the exons ATGCCCAGCACGCAGCGGACAAGGGCTCTGGCCAGGGGGGTGCTCCCACTCCTCCTGGGGCTCCAGCTCCTGGGGACGCAGGCCTGGCTTGGAGACCAGAACATTGTGGCACGTTATTTCCCAGCCACAGTGGAGTATGCCTTGCACATGTTCAACGTCCACAGCAGGGACACCTACGCCTACAAGCTGCAGCGAGTCCTGAGCAAGTGGAGGGAAGAG GCGAATCCTGAATTGGTGTTCTCCATGGAGCTGGAGCTAAGCCGGACGAGGTGTGAGAAATTTGAGGAGGACATTGACAACTGTGCCTTTCAGAAGCCCCCAGGGAACCAT ACCATTGGCTGCTTTTTCACCATCCGCACCGAGCCCTGGAAAACAGTGTTCACCCTCCTGAACAGCACCTGCATCACAGGGAAAGCTTGA